The Eubalaena glacialis isolate mEubGla1 chromosome 3, mEubGla1.1.hap2.+ XY, whole genome shotgun sequence nucleotide sequence gtcacaaagcaccgagctgatctccctgtgttatgtggctgcttcccagtagctatctattttacatttggtagtgtatatatgtccatgccacgctctcacttcgtcccagtttacccttccccctccccttatcctcaagttcgttctctatgtctgtgtctttattcctgtcctgcccctaggttcttcagaaccattttttttagattcgatatatatgtgttagcatacggtatttgtttttctctttctgacttacttcactctgtatgacagtctctaggtccatccaccttgctacaaataactcaatttcatttcttttcatggctgaataatattccattgtatatatgtaccacatcttctttatccattcatctgtcagtggacacttatgttgcttccatgtcctggctattgtaaatagtgctgcaatgaacattgtggtacatgactctttctgaattacggttttctcagggtatatgcccagtagtgggattgctgagtcgtatggtagttctatttttagttttttaaggaacctccatactgttctctatagtggctgtatcaatttacattcccaccaacagtgcaagagggtttccttttctccacaccctctccagcacttactgtttgtagattttttgatgatggccattctgaccggtgtgaggtgatacctcattgtagttttgatttgcatttctctaattattagtgatattgagcatcctttcatgtgtttgttggcaatctgtatatcttctttggagaaataagtCTTTTAAagtcttaactttaaaaaattatgccaCTCTGGTACTTtttctaactattaaaaattttaattgaatatcATAGTGGAGTTTCCAATTGATAACAAAAACAGATCAGATACTCGTATAACCTAGAAGGAATCCAATTGTATTTCAAAGCTACTAGCCTAAGTTTAACACATGCCTTACCTCATGAGTAAGTTtaagaaataagacaaaaacaaaataaatgaaaaacagtacTTGAAAGTAGAATTCTTCTGAAGAGGAGTAAAAAGATTGTATGCAACCCCCTTTGTCATTAAAGCACAGAGGTAGTGAAAAGAGCTTGGGTTTTTGAGTTAGATTTATGTTCTAATTCCACTTCTGGCTGTTTTACATCAGactagtcacttaacctctctgagttatCAATCTATGAATTGATGTTAGCAGCGGAGTGATAATACAAGGATTAGAAATAACGTTAAGTACCTAGCACATGGTAAGCATTCAGTAAAGTCCTGGAAATACTATCATTACTCAATAAAAGGACCAAATgttgaaacttattttttaaaacactctgtgtatctgttttaataaaaagagaaggaagccCCAGCTAGTGACTGGTCATATGTCTGGAATTTGCTTGGTATGACACAGTGAACCTTAGGAGATTTTTTTCTCCTAGCTTAGGGAAAATCATTAGCCATTAGTCATCTAATCCTTAGAGCAAGCTTTAgaagggaggaggatggggaggggaagaggaggaggaggagagaacttTAGCAGATTTGGAATGGGTCTGTACAGACAAGGTGGAGGTGAGGAAAAGAAACCCGAGAGATGATTTTTACAAATTTGGTTTACTGCATTCtttgtctgtgtctgtctctcttgTTGCTTGAGAGCAATGTGAGAAAATGGAACTATGTCTCCTTTATCTTGTGTTGGCCACAATGCCCAGCATGGACTTTTAAACATGGTGTGGTAAgtgctgggagtgggggaggaaaGAATGAAGAGGTGAGGGAAAGGAActtcagagaaaggaaggagaaagaagtggATAGATGagcaaaaagaaggaagatgagaagaaagaaggaaggaagaggaggacaaGAAAGTGGTTACTCTCTCAAACAGATCAGAGTAAAACTGCTCCCAGCTGTGTATTcgtgacttttttttaacatttcttttactcAGTTGGTATCTATTCTTTGGTTCACCTGAACTAAGACTAAGAAAGCTTTGTGTAGTTGCGAGTAGAGTTATTAGTGATGGTGTCAGCAGCTACGCCATCTTCCAAGAGATTGGGGCTGGAGCTGTGAGATAAGGGCGCTGCACAGCAATCTGTCACTCACTCACACCCCTGTGATGGCTAATCCTTTCCTCTAACTCACACTGGCCAATCTAATTGCAGCCTGCTAACATCTAAGGCATAACCAAATCTTATCCATTTCTCTATGTAATCCCTCTGAAAGCCTTTCCTGAACTTCAACCTTTTCTGCTTTATCCCCTGGTTTCTGAGATCCTGAATTCTTTCCTTTCCACTCCATTTAATAAATAGCTGTGAAACCTTTTGCTGCCAGACTCCCTGCTTCATAACCTTCCTTAAGTCCTTTGTCCTGGCTTCATTACCTGTCACATAAACTTTGAGTCTATCAGTTTTGATCATAGTGCTAAAGAGGCTAAGGCCAAAGGTTAAATACCAGAAAAAGCTTATAAATTTGGGCACTCACAAACATTAAAGCATGAAAAGTACCTTAAACAATGACTTAGTACAACCCtcttattttactgatgagatCATTAAGGTCCGGAAAGATCAAGTTTTCAtaggaaaaaaaccaacaactaaACATGGCCACAGAATGACCTTTAATCTTAGGCAATCATCTTgaaaattcttgttttttttatttccagaagTCAGGAAAGAATGTGGATTACATCACATAATCATTACCCTCTTGCAGGAGGCCAGGAAACCACAAAGCCATTTTGGGTTCTCTTTCTCTAATTACCAGTACCTTTCTCACAGGAGAATTTGTCTTAATCCTCAACCCCAACTAGCATTTCTTTACTTTGTCAACTGaggaggagaaaaaccatataaagGTCTCAGATAGGACATAAAGTGTACTGGTGAGATGCAAGGGCCCTAGAGACAGACAAGTTCAAGTCTCAGCTCTTAGTTATCTCCTGGCACTCTTACtttgggcaaatttcttaacctctctaagtTTTGTAATGAAAAACAGGAATAAACACCAGGTCCCGCCTTGTAGAGTTTTTCTGAGCGTTAGATGAGCAACACCAACCCAGTCTTCCCCATCACCATCTAGGACCTTATTTGAGACATGTGTCACAAGCCTAAACCCTCCCCTTCTTCACAGCGACTTCCTTCCTGGGTGGAAGAAACCTGGTCTCCTTTCCTGGTCAATGACTTCAACTGGAAACACCTCGGTCCATGAGGTCAGAGATGTTCTAACAATATTGAACTTCAAAAGGGAAGAGATGAGGATCTCAATCCCTTTGATTTCTAAAAGTTTCTTGGCACCCCGTGTAAATatgccttccctcttcccaccccacatACACCAACCAGCAATCCCTATCTACCAAGAACATAGAGAGGGGTTACCATTGTCTGACCAAATAAAATCCTATTCCACCACTGTAATACATCTGCATTTCATATATTTGCTTCATCTTTATACTATATCTTTCCTATAACATGAATCATAAGTATTTGGTTCTACTGTATActcaattgtatattctttttgttgattaTAATGTAAGCATTTTCATATTGCTACATAAACAGGTAAGCTTGTTACTAAATATCCGCAATTCTGAGAAAAGCCATTCAGTGgttctttccagaaaaagaaggtCTGGTCCAAGCTGACCTGATATTTCCAAAACCAGAAACGCACTTTTTGGGGGACTACCAGatgcaaagtattatatatagaatggataaactatattgtatagcacaaggaagcATAtttaatatcctataataaaccaaaatggaaaagaatatgaaaaaagaaacacttttaaatagcagTTATTCTTGCTATAAAACATTCCAATGTTTCTTCTCATTGGGCAATCCCaccaaaatgataataatatcatttattttgttactaTTCTGTCCTAAGCATTTTTGCAAGTGTtacttcatttattcctcataatCTTATTAGATCAGTATGGTTATGCCCacttttcaaataagaaaattgaggtgCAGTGGATAAAGTATTCTGCAAAATGTCACTCAGCTAGCAGATGAAAGGGCTGGGATTCAAAACAGGTCTATGTGATTCTGTAACTCATGCCTATATCATCTTAATTTACAGAATTCTGCACAAACAAAATGTAAGCCAAAGGGCTTAAAAGGCAACTGTGGCAGAAATTTTTAAACCTAAGACTGTTAAAGTCAGAGCTAGATGGTAGTTGTAGTGGTAAAACCATATTTTATTCAGAAACAGTTACAATGGAGGGAAAGAGATCTCAGTATAGAACTGGGCTCAATTCCAAAACAGCATGCACAAGTGGGGATTTCTAGTCAAGGGTGGAGGTCAGGGGGTGGAAAATTACGGAAAGGATTACTTACATTATCTACAAGGGTGAGGGGGATTTCTGCCTAAAGTAACTTGATAGAACTCTTGCTGAAGGCAAGCCAAGGTGATCATATATCACCTGGGGGATGCTGGGGAATGTGGAATTTTCTATATTGAGGATGACCAGATATCAAGGGTAGGGGGCTCTCTTTAAACCTACTTAGCAAGATTCTTGCTGTGACTGGGTGATGCTGGCCCAACAAGGACAGACACCAAGGTCAAGGCCTAAAGGGTTTAAAGGAGCCTAACTAAGGTTTGGTCAAGGAGAGCCTTTGTCAAGACTCAGCCAGTGACTCTGAAGCTCAATAACTTCTTAGTGGCAGAGAGGACTTAGAGCAGAAAGTCACATGTAATGGGCCACACTTGCCACTGTCTATGAGCTGTTTGGTTGCCTGGATTGTTAGACACCTTGCTTTGTGCTCCCACCAACAATTCAGTACAGTATTGGCTGAGACCACAGAATGGCAGAGCCTATGAAAACTTTCCATGAGACATGCCATGTTCTAGTCTATGTTAAATCCAGTGACAAGCTGAAAGACACGTATAGAGTACAAAAATTGTCAAGGTGACATTAATCCAGAGGCGccatattttataagaaaattttaagagaaaaaggtAGGCAAGTGGTTGAAGAAGATTCGAGATACATAGGCAGaaaattcagccatgagaaagaaggagatcctaccatttgcaacaacatgaatggaacctgaggacattatgctaagtgagaaaagtcagagaaagataaaaactgtacaatatcactgatatgtgcatgtagaaaagctgaacttatagaaaaagagagtagaatggtgattgccaggggctggggtgtggcGGGAATAGAAGAGATGTTGATCAAAGGGacaaacttgcaactagtagataaataagtcatggagatCTAATGCAGAGTACAGTGAATATAGACATTATTGTATTATAATCAGCAAACTCaataagagactagatcttaattattcctaccacaaaaaaaatgataattatgtgacatgatagaggtgcTAACTATCTCTACAGTGGCAATCATATAAGAATATACAAATGTATCATATGAACatcttgtacaccttaaatttgcaCAAATGTTATCtgacaaatatatttcaataaaaaataaaatactttttcaaaCCAAAAAAGAAGATAGGCAATAtaactgtatgtgtgtatacatatatatgtagatatagatatataaatatatttatacaaacagtttacccttgaacagcatgggtttgaaccacacaggtccacttatattttcaataaatatgtaccacagtactacatgatccctggttggttgaatctgcagatgctgaCCGCAGATACAGAGGCTGACATTAAAGTTATACATGAAAGTGGCCCTGTTACCTTGGAGAGCTGAAGGGGTCTGGAGATCCTGTGACGGTGCTCTGGGCCGGAGATCTAAACAATCTAAACATTAAACAGTACAGCTGCCTCAAATCCCTGGGAATTTCAGAATGACTGACACTTCTGAAGCTGTTCCAAATTTTGAAGAGATGTTTGCCAGTAGATTCACAGAAGATGACAAAGAGTACCAGGAATACCTGAAACGCCCTCCTGAGTCCCCTCCAATTGTTGAGGAATGGAATAGCAGAGCTGGTGGGAACCAAAGAAATAGAGGCAATCGGTTGCAAGATAACAGACAGTTTAGAGGTAGGGATAGCAGACGGGGGTGGCCAAGTGACAATCGATCCAATCAGTGGCATGGACGATCCTGGGGTAACAATTACCCGCAGCACAGACAAGAACCTTACTACCCCCATCAATATGGACATTATGGTTACAACCAACGGCCTCCCTATGGCTACTACTGATAGAAATGTCCGCAGCTTTTAGTAAAACCATTTCCTCTGTTAACATGACAAAAGTTTATGTTGTGTTTTCTGTTGGTCATAGTTTTACATCTGATTGCAGAGAGTGGATTGATTTTTTGGAACTtgagactttttttaaattagatcttACTGGAGAGATATGATGGCTGctggaaatatcaataaatactcCCCTAAAAAGGTTGTGGATTATTATATCGCTTGACTTCTACCTCAGATTCTTCTTTATTTCATGACTTAATAGTGCTTTGAATGTTGTGAATTTTTTCCTTGTTTGACTTTCAGGAGTTCTTTGttttacacagaaataaaaattttccataGAAAATGCTTGCTTTTACTTTGTAAGGTAAGCAAGTATCCCTATACTCAGATGTGTTCATTCCTAATATTTTACAGAAGTAGTACAATCAGCTCCTAAATGCACAACTATGCTTACTTGTGATGTATTGTACATAGTAGTAGTTGAAAGGAAAACAGTTGTAGTATATTTCCTTTGGCTTTTGTTATTATGTGACTGTGGTACTTTGTAATTACTCTATAGGTATGAATCATCTTCACAATCGTTTTGGTCTCTTTTTAGAGGGATATCAAGAATAAAGCTGTAAAATCAGGAAGGAATCATTCTCAGTTTCAATGTCTTGATCTAGTGGTAGGTGGGATTAAGGCACACAGTAATTTTATACAAACTCTAAGGTTTTTTGCTAACTTAAACATACCAGGTCAAAATTCACGCATTATACAAAAGTTTAACTCTGCAATGTTCCCTTCCTTTTCAATCatatgtaaataatgctgcattttgtatttacttttatgGTATTTAACGTGGGTTgattttacaatgttatgttcaCCTCCAAATGTGCACCttttctgcttcctcttctgtaaatccAGTGATGCTGTAACTTCCTTTCAGAGTGATCATTGTATTTCACATCATTTTAATGGCCATTATAATGGTTTTACTCAAATAAAATActtgttactaaaaaaaaaaaaagttatacatgAATTTTCAGCTGCATGGAGGGTTGGCACTCCTTATCACCacattgtttaagggtcaactgtatacataTTGTAAATATCTAAATGAGGAATGAGATGTGTGTCTGTGCACATGTATCCTCCAGGATTAAAAATCATCTGTAAAGATTGGAGAATCTATCCCCGATAGTTTGAAATGACAAATGCTTTACCAATAGCATTAGAAGTATTTGAACTCTGTATTGCTTATCTGGGCAGTTATGGCAGAGATCCTGTTTTCTCAGTAAGCCATAGTTCTTGAGAGAAAGGGCTTCCCAGCAGTCAAATGATCTTTTGAGTCCAGACTACAGACACTGGAGCAGTGGTGGTATCTTAAGGAGGATGCTGGTTGGGACACCTTATCCAGAAACCTGCATGGCATTTGGTTATAAGCTGTCGAGTTCCTTCAGGGCACTCTGGACACTGAATTCTCTGTACCTGGAACGTGTGAGCCATAATAACAGGAAGCTGGAGTTGGAAAGAGTCTCCCCCAGAATTCCACCCTTTCCTTGCTCTTATTTACAACACCAGACTTCCTTCAGGCTTCAGCCCAGCTTCTTCTGTGGCTCCTGTTTCTTGCCTTTGCTTTCTTTGGTAAGGCTGAATGTTCAAGCCTATGTCCGCCCTTTGGTCCCATGAGCACTGACTCTTGCTTTGAGCCAGCTCCATCTCTGGATGGAACTCTACCCTGGCCTTGCCTTTGTTCCCAGCTCCTCCCTGTACTATTCCCAGTACACAATCCCCCACCAACCCCACATCCTACTTATTCCTTCCCTAGGCCTTGGGCTCATGCCTGCCTACATCTGATGTGAGCTCCAACTCTTGTCCAGCTATCTGTGCTGGCTCAGCTCCCCCCTTTGCTGTGACAGCCAGAGAGTCACCAAGTCCCAAGCTGAGGCCCCAGCAGAACTAAGGAACCATTCCCCTTTCAagatatttctttcaaaaatatgtaaGGAAGTCCCAACAGCCTTGCCAGAGCCAAAGAGAATTCATATCTCAATAGCAAGCTCTAAATCCTGTTCTCCATCCCACAGTGTAGACACACTCAGGGCACAATGAAAGGAAGTACTTTCCCTGGAAGCCAAGAGACTGACCTTGCATCCCCAATCTCAACCACTAATCCTAGGAGccataatgtcttcaaattttTAATTGTACAGATTCACAATGAATGGAGAAGTTGTGACAGTTACACTTAAGTGTCAAATGTGTTGTATTTCCCTTACTAGAACTATTGAAGATTGAGCTAGAAATATCTGATTACAATTTAATAAACAAAGCTAGTTTCCAAAAACTTAGTTCTACTGGAACTAAAGcacaagtttgaaaaaaaaaaaaagagtgtattaTGTCTTGCAACAGCAAACAATGCCAGGAaagtttggagatttttttcccttcatcataaaattaataaaaaatttgaaacaaaagaacattttaaaactatTCCACTGCAATACATCagtatttcatgtattttcttcatctttatgcTATATCTTTCTTATAACATAAATCATAAGTATTTGATATATTGTATACCCaaatgtgtatttgtttattattggcATGTTTTTATAATGCTACATAGCCTTTATAACCATTattttaatggttgcataatattccacaGACAGACCAAACTGTTTAACCCAAACATTTAGGTAATAAATTGGATATAtaggttgtttctattttttcctgtttttaaaattactgctgctaatgtaaaatagaaaaaatacatataatcgTCCCTGCCCCCAATTTTtggcacagaactcctaaaacccttgtaatttcctaagtgacatGAGCACTAAAAGAATCTTGGTGTTccaatatttggtctttgaccctgaTTCCTGACATGAAGCTCCTAAATTgcctggaatttcctgggtgacgggagtgtcttttgttctaatgagacGACTCTTGGTGGGTTCCTGGATGGCTTCAGAATGGGGACtgatcaccagaaagaccaagccatgattagaagcttggaactttcagccccaccccctctccagaTAATGGAGAGGGGCTGGCGATAGAGTTAATGATCTATCACGTTTaggtgatgaagcctccataaaaatccccaaagtgcGGAGTGCAGAgaacttctgggttggtgaatacATCTAcatgctgggagggtggcacacCTCAACACCATGGGGACAGAGGCTCCTGGCCTCCGGACCCTTCCAAACCCTGtcttatgtatctcttcatctggctgctcACTCATATCCTATAttatatcctttaaaataaaccagtaaacatgtttccctgagttctgtgagccatgctaagcaaattatcaaacccaagAGAAGAGGGTCATGGAAACCCTGATTTATAGCTAATTGATGAAAAGTATGCATGACAACCTGGGACTtgcgattggcatctgaagttgggggcagtcttgtgggccTGAGCCTTTAACTTGTGGGATCGGACACTAACTCCAggcagatagtgtcagaattaaaGGGAATTTTAGGCAATCCAGTTGGTGTCATGGAGAATTACTTGAtgtgtggaaaacccacacacctggtgtcagaagtgaagtaCTGTGCATATGGTAGCAGTGTGAGGGTAAAGGGAAAACACAGAAGTGTTTTTTCCAACTCCGCCAGTAATACCTTTGTGCCATTTTTCAACATTTAGAATACTGTCTTAGACTAAAGTCCCAGAAATGGATTAATAATAAAGGGTATAAAAGAGGGTATACATACTTTTATCGTTCTTGATCTATATTgctaaatttctttcaaaataaattttaaccaaGTTGTAGGAAAAGTTTTGATTTTACTCAGCTCTTGCCAAAATTAAGcattgccattttaaaattattttttattcaattaacttattttttattttaacttagctttctttgatttgtacagagaattaaaaaatccatatttgcttatttttctacaaAGTACCTTGAGCTTCTTGGGTACAGAAACTATATCTTTTGGTTCTTCATAATCCTCATATAATAGAGTAGAAAGGGAGCAAGATTTGGAGCCTGAAGGCCTGGGTTCAAGTATCTATTTTGCtacttgttttgtgaccttggacaacttaTCCTCTCAGAGTCTCAGTTCTCTACTGTAAAACCGGATAATCAGTTCTACTTCATGGGGATTCCACATAAAATGACTGCTATATTCCAGCAGTCTAATATATATTAGTTCTTCCTACGCATTATACATAAGGAGCTCTAtacattttgttgaataaataagctCATGCCTTTCTCACTTAATGGCTGAATTGTTAGTCTTGTCAATTTGAGTACATTTTACACtatttactgaatatattttacttactaACATTTTAAGGAGTGTCATTACTTTGATCTATAAACATCTGGGTTCTGTTTTATGAGGTCAAATCTCTTTTTGTGGTTTCTTATATTAGGGTGGATATTTGATGCAACAAATATGTGAGGCAAAGTCATCATAAGAAGCAAGCACACAAATGTATATGTCCAATTATGTGTTACCTGTACCTCCCAAGGACATTGCCATTGTTGGAAAGCTCTTCGAAAAGTCTTTATTGGAATTTCTGCCAAGTACTACCTTcagtgagtgtatatgtatatacaaccaAAAGCTATTTGGAATATGTTCCTAGGGGCTCAGATGGGTATCAACAGGAAGAATTCcaatttggatttaaaaaaagaaaaactcttgcCACCATTATAAAATGAGTTTCTTTTGTGTGATTCATAAAGTGGGGTCTGGAAGCAATTCTAAAAGAAGAAGTGAAGAACAGCAAAGAATTTCAGTTAACAA carries:
- the LOC133087905 gene encoding RNA guanine-N7 methyltransferase-activating subunit-like protein; this encodes MTDTSEAVPNFEEMFASRFTEDDKEYQEYLKRPPESPPIVEEWNSRAGGNQRNRGNRLQDNRQFRGRDSRRGWPSDNRSNQWHGRSWGNNYPQHRQEPYYPHQYGHYGYNQRPPYGYY